Proteins encoded within one genomic window of Mycolicibacterium monacense:
- a CDS encoding DUF1906 domain-containing protein: MHDSPAPAGRGGLRSLSRRDALRYGATAPALVLFGPVAATLTGPTASAAGMRLIDFTHRLVPPDQIKSAGFDGALVYVSELRPGADFDFKPVTRGYADALRAADLHVVSCYQYGKPGWPTPSDYTRGYSGGVADARTALRLHAAAGGPGSAPIFFSVDEDIDDDTWNTVAVEWFRGINSVLGGHRTGIYGHSRACAWAIADGVIGRSTTPDHWWAWQTKAWSAGEREPRAVLYQSVVVTASEPGVALGGTHVDVDEVLASDFGQWDLDRSARR, encoded by the coding sequence GTGCACGATTCGCCTGCGCCGGCCGGTCGGGGCGGGCTGCGATCCCTCTCCCGGCGCGACGCGCTCCGGTATGGAGCGACCGCGCCCGCGCTGGTGCTGTTCGGCCCGGTCGCTGCGACACTGACCGGGCCGACGGCGTCAGCCGCGGGTATGAGGCTGATCGATTTCACCCATCGGCTGGTCCCTCCGGATCAGATCAAATCGGCCGGGTTCGACGGGGCACTCGTCTATGTCTCGGAGTTACGACCGGGCGCGGATTTCGATTTCAAGCCCGTCACCCGCGGGTATGCGGATGCGCTGCGCGCGGCGGACCTTCACGTGGTCAGCTGTTACCAGTACGGCAAACCCGGTTGGCCCACGCCGTCGGATTACACCCGGGGTTACAGCGGCGGTGTGGCCGACGCGCGAACCGCCCTGCGGCTGCATGCCGCCGCAGGAGGGCCGGGTTCGGCGCCGATCTTCTTCAGCGTCGATGAGGACATCGACGACGACACCTGGAACACCGTCGCGGTCGAGTGGTTCCGAGGGATCAACTCGGTGCTGGGCGGTCACCGCACCGGGATCTACGGACATTCCCGCGCGTGTGCGTGGGCGATCGCCGACGGCGTGATCGGCCGGTCGACCACGCCCGATCACTGGTGGGCGTGGCAGACCAAGGCGTGGTCCGCCGGCGAGCGCGAGCCCAGGGCGGTGCTTTATCAGTCGGTCGTCGTCACCGCCTCCGAACCCGGTGTCGCCCTGGGAGGTACCCACGTGGATGTGGACGAGGTGCTCGCGAGCGACTTCGGGCAGTGGGATCTCGACAGATCAGCGAGGCGCTGA
- a CDS encoding serine hydrolase domain-containing protein encodes MTNGTPVVRTAIVRAAVALALVAASSCGYASSSAVNEGTQTAATTKVPAPPPRASATRPAPPPPPVAPLAADFATVAKLVNDAIAARRLPGAVVSIGHGGRVVFQQAFGSRKVAGAPGLDGLPAPAEPMTEDTIFDLASLTKCLATATAVMQLYEQGKVQFDDPVQKYLPEFNRADDPQRARVTVRMLLTHTSGEEPDVNLDDPWGLRRAEKGEGLHRALTSPLHSEPGAVYRYSDINYILLGALIEKVTGEAEDTYVERSIFSPLGMGDTRYLPPAEACGPRRMRGTAIGWAAARQSGVPAVCPAGTWNTSLFSRIAPTAHDDEGRRDPRTNPDWDQLLRGAVHDTTARRMGGVAGHAGVFSTARDVGIYAQALLDRLAGRPSNFPLKRATLELMTAPEQPGSSPRQLEAANGTARHAIAHTPNTAHPLLAPSYPAIEGQNLRGFGWDIDTAHSQPRGRVFPIGSFGHTGFTGTSMWIDPSSDTYVVLLANAIHPRGNYPISELRGEVATAAAQALGLDDGATSAPR; translated from the coding sequence ATGACCAATGGCACGCCGGTGGTGCGCACGGCGATCGTCCGCGCGGCCGTCGCGCTCGCTCTCGTGGCGGCGTCCTCGTGTGGGTATGCCTCGTCCTCGGCAGTGAACGAGGGCACACAGACGGCGGCAACGACGAAGGTGCCCGCCCCGCCCCCGCGGGCGTCGGCGACGCGGCCCGCACCGCCCCCACCGCCCGTGGCGCCCTTGGCAGCCGACTTCGCGACCGTCGCCAAGCTCGTGAACGACGCGATCGCGGCACGCCGGCTCCCCGGCGCCGTGGTGTCGATCGGGCACGGCGGCCGAGTCGTCTTCCAACAGGCCTTCGGTTCACGCAAGGTGGCGGGCGCACCCGGGCTCGACGGACTGCCCGCCCCCGCGGAGCCGATGACCGAGGACACGATCTTCGACCTGGCGTCGTTGACGAAGTGCCTTGCCACGGCGACCGCGGTGATGCAGCTCTACGAGCAGGGCAAGGTCCAGTTCGACGATCCCGTCCAGAAGTACCTGCCCGAGTTCAACAGAGCCGATGACCCGCAACGCGCACGAGTGACGGTGCGGATGTTGCTCACGCACACCTCGGGCGAAGAGCCGGACGTCAACCTCGACGACCCGTGGGGACTGCGCCGGGCCGAGAAGGGCGAAGGTCTCCACCGTGCGCTCACCTCACCGCTGCACTCGGAGCCCGGTGCGGTCTACCGCTACTCCGACATCAACTACATCCTGCTCGGCGCGCTGATCGAGAAGGTCACCGGTGAGGCGGAGGACACCTACGTCGAGCGGAGCATCTTCTCCCCGCTCGGCATGGGAGACACCCGGTACCTCCCGCCCGCCGAGGCGTGCGGGCCGCGCAGGATGCGAGGAACCGCCATCGGGTGGGCCGCCGCGCGGCAATCCGGCGTCCCGGCCGTCTGCCCGGCGGGGACGTGGAACACCAGCCTCTTCAGCCGTATCGCGCCCACCGCGCATGACGACGAGGGCCGACGCGATCCGAGGACCAATCCCGACTGGGATCAGCTGCTCCGTGGCGCCGTGCACGATACGACCGCGCGCCGCATGGGAGGAGTGGCCGGACACGCGGGGGTGTTCTCGACGGCGCGAGACGTCGGCATCTACGCGCAGGCCCTCCTCGATCGGCTTGCCGGCCGCCCGAGCAACTTCCCGCTGAAAAGAGCGACGCTCGAGCTGATGACGGCCCCGGAGCAGCCCGGCAGTTCACCGCGACAGCTCGAGGCGGCGAATGGCACCGCCCGGCACGCCATCGCGCACACACCGAATACGGCACACCCACTGCTGGCTCCGAGCTATCCGGCGATCGAGGGACAGAACCTGCGCGGTTTCGGCTGGGACATCGACACGGCCCATTCGCAGCCGCGCGGCAGGGTCTTCCCGATCGGCAGCTTCGGTCACACGGGCTTCACGGGAACCTCGATGTGGATCGACCCGAGCTCGGACACTTACGTCGTGTTGCTCGCCAACGCGATTCATCCGCGCGGCAATTATCCGATCTCCGAGCTGCGCGGTGAGGTGGCGACGGCGGCGGCTCAGGCTCTCGGGCTCGACGACGGGGCGACGTCAGCGCCTCGCTGA
- a CDS encoding YwaF family protein, translating into MSSSQHEFSAYGPSHWVVLALFVVGAAFLVVHGRRHSESRARLVSRILAVLILAAFSAALIYKLIRPDLATSVPLQLCDIAELTAAYALWSQRHRAFVLTYYWGLVLSSQALLTPDIGTPQEGAPDFPHHLFVTFFSLHVLVVWAAIYLTWGRGMRPRWRDYRFAVVVTLGWMAFTFAFNAVAGTNYGYLNGKPPTASLLDVLGPWPVYLFVEIAVVMAVWALMTWPWERMRHPADHRAVKAAVE; encoded by the coding sequence TTGTCCTCATCGCAACACGAATTCTCGGCGTACGGCCCATCGCACTGGGTGGTGCTCGCGCTGTTCGTGGTCGGCGCGGCGTTTCTGGTGGTGCACGGACGCAGGCATAGCGAATCGCGGGCGCGCCTGGTGAGTCGCATCCTTGCGGTGCTGATCCTGGCGGCGTTCTCGGCGGCGCTGATCTACAAGCTGATCCGGCCGGACCTCGCCACCTCGGTGCCGCTGCAGTTGTGCGACATCGCGGAACTGACGGCGGCCTACGCGTTGTGGTCGCAGCGGCATCGGGCGTTCGTGCTCACGTACTACTGGGGTCTGGTGCTGAGTTCGCAGGCGCTGCTCACCCCGGACATCGGCACGCCGCAGGAGGGTGCGCCGGACTTCCCGCACCACCTGTTCGTCACGTTCTTTTCGCTGCACGTCCTCGTCGTGTGGGCGGCCATCTATCTGACCTGGGGACGGGGGATGCGGCCGCGGTGGCGCGACTACCGCTTCGCGGTCGTCGTGACGCTGGGATGGATGGCGTTCACGTTCGCGTTCAACGCGGTCGCGGGGACCAACTACGGCTATCTCAACGGCAAGCCGCCGACGGCGTCGTTGCTGGACGTTCTCGGTCCGTGGCCGGTGTACCTGTTCGTCGAGATCGCGGTCGTCATGGCCGTGTGGGCGCTGATGACGTGGCCGTGGGAGCGGATGAGACACCCCGCGGACCACCGGGCGGTCAAGGCCGCTGTCGAGTGA
- a CDS encoding zinc-binding dehydrogenase, producing MDVRSVADPSPPPGGVVVEVHATGLCRSDWHGWAGHDRGITLPHVPGHELVGVVAEVGAGVEKWRVGDRVTTPFVCGCGRCQWCLEGQAQVCPDQTQPGFTHWGSYAEYVALHAADANLVAVPDAVGDAAAAGLGCRFATAYRALSARARIRPGEWVTVVGAGGVGLSSVQIAVAFGARVIAVDREPAALALASRLGAEHTVHADGADVAGRVHDLTGGGSHVAVDAVGSAATCADAIHSLRRRGRHLQVGLLPDVTGHPAVPMDRVIAWELDVLGSHGMASGDYPGMMRLIEAGTLRPQAIVERVVGLTEGATLLSSLSVATPAGVTLIDPRLG from the coding sequence GTGGATGTCCGGTCGGTGGCCGACCCGTCGCCGCCGCCCGGCGGCGTGGTCGTCGAGGTGCACGCCACCGGCCTGTGCCGGAGCGACTGGCACGGGTGGGCCGGCCACGACCGCGGCATCACGCTCCCCCACGTACCCGGCCACGAACTGGTCGGCGTCGTGGCGGAGGTCGGTGCCGGCGTCGAGAAATGGCGGGTCGGCGACCGTGTCACCACACCGTTCGTCTGCGGGTGCGGCCGCTGCCAATGGTGCCTCGAGGGGCAGGCGCAGGTGTGTCCGGACCAGACCCAGCCGGGCTTCACGCACTGGGGTTCGTACGCCGAGTACGTGGCCCTGCACGCCGCCGACGCCAACCTGGTCGCGGTCCCGGACGCCGTCGGCGACGCCGCCGCGGCGGGACTGGGCTGCCGATTCGCCACCGCCTACCGGGCGCTGAGCGCACGCGCCCGGATCCGCCCCGGCGAGTGGGTGACGGTCGTCGGGGCCGGCGGGGTAGGACTGAGCAGCGTGCAGATCGCCGTCGCCTTCGGCGCCAGGGTGATCGCGGTCGACCGGGAGCCGGCGGCGCTCGCGCTGGCGAGCCGACTGGGCGCGGAGCACACCGTGCACGCTGACGGCGCCGACGTCGCGGGCCGGGTCCACGACCTCACCGGCGGGGGCAGCCATGTCGCCGTGGACGCGGTCGGTTCTGCGGCGACGTGCGCGGATGCCATCCACAGCCTGCGACGCCGCGGACGTCACCTCCAGGTCGGCCTGCTGCCCGATGTCACCGGGCATCCGGCGGTGCCGATGGACCGGGTCATCGCGTGGGAACTCGACGTCCTGGGCAGCCACGGCATGGCCAGCGGGGACTACCCCGGAATGATGCGGCTGATCGAGGCGGGAACGTTGCGCCCGCAGGCAATCGTCGAGCGCGTCGTCGGGCTCACCGAAGGCGCCACGCTCCTGTCGTCGCTGAGCGTCGCGACCCCGGCAGGGGTCACGCTGATCGACCCGCGGCTCGGCTGA
- a CDS encoding resuscitation-promoting factor encodes MAEDATCREPAPATSNARRALVGAVLAALMCAGGYAVVATKRVTLSVDGVSTTVSTMKSRVVDVLRDNGYAVGEHDEISPVADQSVRAADTIVLRRARPLQVSVDGRPGGQVWTTALTVGDALTQLSMHDVEPVTASRASRVPVAGMALPVVTPKRVRINDGGVVSERRLAAATVGRLLDAAGAPLQQTDRVTPPASTPVVAGMQIVVTRIRVHKVSERLPLPAPLRRIHDPSINISRRVVDDPGKAGTQDVTFAISTVNGRVTGRQVLARSIVTPARPQVQRVGAKPGTTVPPVHDNATWDALAFCESSGNWAINTGNGFYGGVQFTQSTWESFGGLRYAPRADLATREEQIAIAELTQAGQGWGAWPVCSRRVRR; translated from the coding sequence ATCGCCGAGGACGCGACGTGCCGCGAGCCCGCCCCAGCGACCTCGAATGCGCGGCGTGCGTTGGTCGGAGCGGTCCTGGCGGCGCTGATGTGCGCCGGCGGTTACGCCGTGGTAGCGACCAAGCGCGTCACACTGTCCGTCGACGGTGTCTCGACGACGGTGTCGACGATGAAGTCGCGGGTGGTCGACGTTCTGCGGGACAACGGCTACGCCGTCGGCGAGCACGACGAGATCAGCCCGGTCGCGGATCAGTCGGTCCGCGCGGCCGACACGATCGTGTTGAGACGCGCTCGGCCGCTGCAGGTTTCCGTCGACGGGCGGCCCGGCGGGCAGGTGTGGACGACCGCGCTGACCGTCGGTGACGCACTGACACAGTTGTCGATGCACGACGTGGAGCCCGTCACCGCGTCGCGTGCCAGTCGCGTACCGGTGGCCGGTATGGCGCTACCGGTGGTCACTCCGAAGCGGGTGCGCATCAACGACGGCGGGGTCGTCAGTGAGCGGCGGCTGGCGGCGGCGACCGTCGGCCGGCTCCTCGACGCCGCCGGTGCGCCGCTTCAGCAGACCGACAGGGTCACGCCCCCGGCCTCGACGCCGGTCGTCGCCGGGATGCAGATCGTGGTCACCCGCATCCGCGTGCACAAGGTTTCCGAGCGCCTGCCCCTGCCTGCGCCGCTGCGGCGCATCCACGACCCCTCGATCAACATCAGCCGCCGCGTCGTCGATGACCCCGGTAAGGCCGGCACCCAGGACGTCACCTTCGCCATCTCGACGGTCAACGGCCGGGTGACTGGCCGGCAGGTGCTGGCTCGCAGCATCGTCACCCCCGCCCGGCCGCAGGTGCAGCGGGTCGGCGCCAAACCGGGCACCACCGTGCCGCCCGTACACGACAACGCCACGTGGGACGCGCTCGCTTTCTGCGAATCGAGCGGCAACTGGGCCATCAACACCGGTAACGGGTTCTACGGCGGTGTGCAGTTCACCCAGAGCACCTGGGAGAGCTTCGGCGGATTGCGCTACGCGCCGCGCGCTGACCTGGCCACCCGCGAAGAGCAGATCGCGATCGCCGAACTGACACAGGCCGGGCAGGGCTGGGGCGCCTGGCCGGTGTGCAGCAGGCGGGTGCGGCGCTGA
- the lnt gene encoding apolipoprotein N-acyltransferase, with product MWGVNASRLGLAAAFVVGALPALAFPAPSWWWLAWIGVVPLLLVVRAAPTARTAALRAWCGMAGYILATQYWLLPSAGPLLLVLAVGLGALWLPWGAATYLLLREPNTVGRTGAAMAVLPSAWVVAEAVRSFPGLGGPWALLGASQWNQPATLASASLGGVWLTSFLIVAANTAVAGVILNRQLPVRLVAAAVALACAALGPAWFWLGPAPPAGSTVRVALVQPGNIEDSAARQAAGEALTDDLRGRRVDLVVWGESSVGVDLAGDPDAVARLADLSRRVGADLLVNVDARDRTGEISKSSVLIGPGGVRGTYSKMRLVPFGEYVPLRPLFGWATRHTKAAAEDRKRGSGIAVLHTEDLALGPLISFETTFSDLPRELVERGAQLLVYQSSTSTYQGSWAQPQLAGMVAVHAAEVGHPAVHTGLSGVSSAFDARGRQLGWYAATESGVLVVDVPLGLHTTTFQRFGNWVLAMALSILACGIAWLVIQHAGRGERLGTGSGA from the coding sequence GTGTGGGGTGTGAACGCGTCTCGGCTCGGTCTCGCGGCTGCCTTCGTCGTCGGCGCACTGCCTGCGCTCGCGTTTCCCGCGCCGTCGTGGTGGTGGCTGGCCTGGATCGGCGTCGTCCCACTGCTTCTCGTGGTGCGTGCCGCGCCGACCGCACGGACAGCGGCTCTGCGGGCGTGGTGCGGCATGGCCGGCTACATACTGGCCACCCAGTACTGGCTGCTGCCGAGCGCCGGCCCGCTGCTGCTGGTACTCGCCGTCGGACTCGGCGCCTTGTGGCTGCCGTGGGGCGCGGCGACGTATCTGCTTCTGCGCGAACCGAATACGGTCGGCAGGACGGGCGCGGCCATGGCGGTGCTGCCCAGCGCCTGGGTGGTCGCCGAAGCGGTCCGCTCCTTCCCGGGTCTGGGAGGGCCGTGGGCGCTGCTCGGTGCGTCGCAGTGGAATCAGCCGGCCACACTCGCGTCGGCATCCCTGGGCGGCGTGTGGCTCACCAGCTTCCTGATCGTCGCCGCGAACACCGCGGTCGCGGGGGTGATCCTGAACCGGCAGCTGCCCGTCCGCCTGGTCGCGGCCGCGGTCGCGCTGGCGTGTGCGGCACTCGGACCGGCATGGTTCTGGCTGGGACCTGCGCCACCGGCGGGGTCGACGGTGCGGGTGGCGCTCGTGCAACCGGGCAACATCGAGGACTCCGCAGCCCGTCAGGCGGCCGGTGAAGCGCTGACCGACGATCTGCGTGGCCGGCGGGTCGACCTGGTCGTCTGGGGTGAGAGCAGTGTCGGGGTTGACCTCGCCGGCGACCCGGACGCCGTGGCGCGTCTCGCGGACCTGTCCCGCCGGGTCGGCGCGGACCTGCTCGTCAACGTCGACGCGCGCGATCGCACCGGCGAGATCTCCAAATCGTCGGTCCTGATCGGACCCGGGGGAGTTCGCGGCACGTACTCGAAGATGCGGCTCGTGCCGTTCGGCGAATACGTTCCGTTGCGGCCGCTGTTCGGGTGGGCCACTCGGCATACGAAGGCGGCGGCAGAAGATCGAAAGCGCGGCAGCGGAATCGCCGTGCTGCACACCGAAGACCTCGCCCTCGGGCCGCTGATCAGTTTCGAGACGACGTTCTCCGACCTTCCCCGCGAACTGGTGGAACGCGGCGCACAGTTGCTGGTGTATCAGAGTTCCACCTCGACGTACCAAGGGAGTTGGGCGCAGCCGCAGTTGGCAGGCATGGTCGCGGTGCACGCCGCGGAGGTGGGACACCCGGCCGTGCACACCGGATTGTCAGGTGTCAGTTCCGCCTTCGACGCACGAGGCCGGCAACTCGGGTGGTATGCCGCCACCGAGAGCGGTGTGCTCGTCGTGGACGTCCCGCTGGGATTGCACACCACCACATTCCAGCGGTTCGGCAATTGGGTACTGGCAATGGCGCTTTCGATCCTCGCCTGCGGTATCGCGTGGCTCGTCATACAACACGCCGGGCGAGGTGAGCGCCTCGGAACCGGTTCGGGGGCATGA
- a CDS encoding SDR family NAD(P)-dependent oxidoreductase, whose translation MTREHGRLHGKSAVITGAAFGIGRATAVLFAREGARLVVTDIQSEPLLALADELRHAGADVEPVVGDVSVEYDAGRMIGAAVDRFGRLDVLVANAGIIPLGDALEMTAAGWDEVMAIDGRGMFLCCKFAIEAMLPTGGGAIVCLSSISGLAGQKRQAAYGPAKFIATGLTKHLAVEWADRGIRVNAVAPGTIRTERVKRFPEEPGGSEYLAAVERMHPMGRIGEPAEVASAIVFLASDDASFITGAVLPVDGGYLAQ comes from the coding sequence GTGACCCGGGAACATGGGCGCCTCCACGGCAAGTCCGCGGTGATCACCGGGGCGGCGTTCGGCATCGGCCGGGCCACCGCCGTGCTCTTCGCACGAGAGGGCGCGCGGCTGGTCGTGACCGATATTCAGAGCGAGCCGCTGCTGGCGCTTGCCGATGAACTGCGGCACGCCGGAGCGGACGTCGAGCCCGTCGTCGGCGACGTCTCGGTGGAGTATGACGCGGGGCGGATGATCGGGGCGGCGGTCGACCGCTTCGGACGGCTCGATGTGCTGGTCGCCAACGCAGGCATCATCCCGCTCGGCGACGCGCTGGAAATGACCGCCGCCGGCTGGGACGAAGTGATGGCCATCGACGGGCGCGGCATGTTCCTGTGCTGCAAATTCGCGATCGAGGCGATGTTGCCGACCGGGGGTGGCGCCATCGTCTGCCTCTCCTCGATCTCCGGACTGGCGGGGCAGAAGCGGCAGGCGGCCTACGGTCCCGCCAAGTTCATCGCCACCGGCTTGACCAAGCACCTGGCAGTCGAGTGGGCCGACCGGGGTATCAGAGTCAACGCCGTCGCCCCCGGGACGATTCGAACCGAGCGGGTCAAGCGGTTCCCGGAGGAGCCGGGTGGCTCGGAGTACCTGGCGGCGGTCGAGCGTATGCACCCGATGGGCCGCATCGGCGAACCAGCCGAAGTCGCCAGCGCCATCGTCTTTCTCGCCTCCGACGACGCCTCCTTCATCACCGGCGCCGTGCTGCCGGTCGACGGGGGATATCTAGCGCAGTAG
- a CDS encoding DUF732 domain-containing protein has translation MKRVIVALATAAAALVAVAPPAGADTVAYLVNVHVRPGYNFPNAEAAIGYGRTICDRVAAEMNYAQLVDQVKADFRTADYYQGAYLINQAVNELCPAQIWQLRQSAAGYPYSASSTG, from the coding sequence ATGAAGCGCGTGATCGTTGCACTTGCAACGGCTGCCGCCGCCCTGGTGGCCGTCGCCCCGCCGGCCGGCGCCGACACCGTGGCCTATCTGGTCAACGTTCATGTCCGGCCCGGCTACAACTTCCCCAACGCCGAGGCCGCGATCGGCTACGGCAGGACGATCTGTGACCGGGTCGCCGCGGAGATGAACTATGCGCAACTCGTCGACCAGGTGAAGGCCGACTTCCGGACCGCGGACTACTACCAGGGCGCCTACCTCATCAACCAAGCGGTCAACGAGCTGTGCCCGGCGCAGATCTGGCAGCTGCGGCAGTCGGCCGCCGGATACCCCTACTCAGCCAGCAGCACTGGGTAG
- a CDS encoding cupin domain-containing protein, giving the protein MTLSRDELDEFAKSMARAGGRDSQHVGEKHLVVSSAEAHWIQTASPSQIGLLLRIPASSIEIFLQRIPAGEASDLHRHVHESIHFVQHGSGWSEIGDQRVRWSAGNFVYTPPWIWHRHYADDGLDVAMIVIENSRLLAAVDASQRESMGNTSFADAFGANTE; this is encoded by the coding sequence ATGACTCTATCCCGTGACGAGTTAGACGAATTCGCCAAGAGTATGGCGCGAGCAGGAGGTCGCGACAGCCAGCACGTGGGGGAGAAGCACCTCGTCGTTAGCTCCGCCGAGGCGCACTGGATCCAGACTGCAAGCCCATCGCAAATTGGGTTGCTCCTGCGAATACCCGCCAGCTCTATTGAAATTTTTCTGCAGAGGATTCCCGCGGGGGAGGCTAGCGACCTTCATCGACACGTACATGAGTCGATTCACTTCGTGCAACATGGCTCGGGCTGGTCGGAAATTGGCGATCAACGCGTGCGGTGGAGCGCGGGCAACTTCGTGTATACGCCGCCGTGGATCTGGCATCGCCACTATGCCGACGACGGACTCGACGTGGCGATGATCGTCATCGAAAACTCTCGCCTCCTAGCGGCGGTGGACGCCAGCCAGAGGGAGAGCATGGGCAACACCAGCTTCGCCGACGCTTTCGGCGCGAACACGGAATAG
- a CDS encoding CAP domain-containing protein, with the protein MCNSTHEKRPRGDQLYARRPNPGAMKMVREPSGGRRLRHPLTLTVGIVAVLGVQALLITPAAHGDNKRLNDGVVANVYTIQRQAGCVSDIKISPSLQLAAQWHARDALTNRNVNGDVGSDVSTLQQRAEAAGFSGAVSETVAINPALAFSGIELINQWYHDPVDLAVMSDCSNTRIGVWSENSVDRTVVVAVYGKPQ; encoded by the coding sequence GTGTGTAACTCGACCCACGAAAAGCGGCCCCGCGGTGATCAACTCTACGCCCGGCGACCGAACCCGGGCGCAATGAAGATGGTCAGAGAGCCATCAGGCGGCCGCCGCCTCCGACACCCTTTGACGCTCACGGTAGGTATCGTTGCGGTGCTTGGCGTGCAAGCACTACTGATAACGCCCGCCGCACATGGCGATAACAAGCGCCTCAATGACGGCGTAGTAGCGAACGTATACACCATTCAACGCCAAGCGGGCTGCGTGAGCGACATCAAGATTAGTCCGAGTCTCCAGCTCGCTGCGCAGTGGCACGCACGCGATGCGTTGACCAACCGCAACGTCAACGGCGATGTCGGATCGGATGTTTCTACGCTACAGCAGCGGGCGGAGGCCGCGGGATTTAGCGGCGCGGTGTCAGAGACCGTGGCCATCAATCCCGCGCTCGCGTTCAGCGGTATCGAGTTGATTAACCAGTGGTATCACGATCCGGTCGATCTCGCAGTCATGTCCGACTGCTCGAACACCCGGATTGGGGTCTGGTCAGAGAATTCCGTCGACCGCACCGTTGTCGTGGCGGTGTACGGCAAGCCCCAATGA
- a CDS encoding aldehyde dehydrogenase family protein gives MQRILLHVYKFHDATASSRTKVSMIVVANPRKIGAQAGPLVSHAQPERVCRNIASTEGTKFSGGEPSQPDELPGYFAASTIVATLERASAVVQDMQDDIVGSVLTLKEFDDEVQAISLANATPYGLAVAVWTRLNDAAIGLSREATAGFTWFNGSRKNSPEMSCSGVDNPGCTIAGAAKETRIFGSYDPYPARQSWRIHRSAAVSSILAGPPAAADWIPSIFDQCDEAAGGILADYGIGDVSCV, from the coding sequence ATGCAGCGAATCCTCCTGCACGTCTACAAGTTTCATGATGCAACGGCAAGCTCTAGGACCAAGGTCAGCATGATCGTCGTCGCAAATCCCCGCAAAATCGGTGCCCAGGCCGGACCGCTGGTTTCCCACGCTCAGCCTGAAAGAGTGTGCCGGAACATCGCCAGCACCGAGGGAACGAAATTCAGCGGAGGGGAACCGAGTCAACCCGATGAATTACCCGGCTACTTCGCCGCTTCGACGATTGTTGCCACCCTCGAACGGGCATCCGCCGTTGTTCAGGACATGCAGGACGACATCGTCGGTTCGGTGCTCACGTTGAAGGAATTTGACGATGAGGTTCAGGCGATCAGCCTGGCTAATGCAACTCCGTATGGTCTTGCAGTCGCGGTGTGGACCCGTCTCAACGACGCCGCGATTGGCTTGAGCCGTGAGGCTACAGCCGGCTTTACATGGTTCAACGGCTCCCGCAAAAACAGTCCCGAGATGTCCTGTAGCGGCGTCGATAATCCGGGCTGCACCATAGCCGGGGCAGCGAAGGAGACGAGGATTTTTGGTTCCTATGACCCTTATCCCGCACGGCAATCATGGCGCATTCATCGAAGTGCCGCGGTGAGCTCAATTCTCGCTGGGCCGCCGGCCGCCGCTGATTGGATCCCGTCCATTTTCGATCAGTGTGACGAGGCTGCAGGCGGCATCTTGGCAGACTACGGCATAGGGGATGTTTCTTGTGTGTAA
- a CDS encoding 3-oxoacid CoA-transferase subunit B, translating into MTRTVDASTRACVEHLDRGPLDRREIAAMIARDIPAGSYVNLGIGQPTMVADFLDPAAGVVLHTENGMLGMGGEAIGDAIDPDLTNAGKIPVTETPGASYFHHADSFAMMRGGHLDVCVLGAFQVSERGDLANWHTGAPDAIPAVGGAMDLAIGAKSVLVMMTLFAKDGTAKLVPSCSYPLTGLRCVNRVYTDYAVFDIDHTGGGQLRVLHTFGLSIAALEERMRMALSCDGRVADLRQC; encoded by the coding sequence GTGACGAGAACAGTCGACGCATCGACCCGCGCCTGTGTCGAGCACCTCGACCGGGGCCCGCTCGACCGTCGGGAGATCGCCGCGATGATCGCCCGCGACATCCCCGCGGGTTCGTACGTCAACCTCGGCATCGGGCAGCCCACCATGGTCGCTGACTTCCTGGACCCCGCCGCGGGGGTCGTGTTGCACACCGAGAACGGGATGCTCGGGATGGGTGGGGAGGCGATCGGCGACGCAATCGATCCGGATCTGACGAACGCCGGCAAGATCCCGGTTACCGAAACCCCTGGGGCATCCTACTTCCACCACGCCGACTCCTTCGCCATGATGCGCGGCGGTCATCTCGATGTCTGTGTCCTCGGCGCGTTTCAGGTCAGCGAGCGCGGGGATCTCGCCAACTGGCACACCGGGGCGCCTGACGCCATACCCGCCGTCGGCGGCGCGATGGATCTTGCTATCGGCGCGAAGAGCGTATTGGTCATGATGACCCTGTTCGCAAAGGACGGAACCGCCAAACTGGTTCCTTCGTGCAGCTATCCACTGACCGGACTTCGATGCGTCAATCGGGTGTACACCGACTATGCCGTGTTTGACATCGACCACACCGGTGGCGGCCAGCTGCGGGTCTTGCACACGTTCGGGCTCAGCATTGCCGCGCTCGAGGAGCGGATGCGCATGGCACTCTCGTGTGATGGACGCGTCGCTGATCTTCGTCAATGCTGA